One Bifidobacterium angulatum DSM 20098 = JCM 7096 DNA window includes the following coding sequences:
- a CDS encoding YggS family pyridoxal phosphate-dependent enzyme, producing MTAYMEHKNLANETIDAARAGEIAGNVHAVLDRVAAAEQAAGRKEGSVRLLAATKTRDVGEIMAAIDAGIRMIGENRPQEVQVKAPGLLRLAAERGFALGVGGDATADASNAAASNTAAATNGMIPFHLIGQLQSNKIGKILPFVDTIESVDSIELAEKIARRAVMRGITVGVLLEVNESGEASKSGCPASHAIDLAQRIGNMGGLQLQGLMTIGAHVSDETTIRAGFAHLRKTRDQILASGAPGTEHCTELSMGMTGDMELAIAEGATIVRVGTGIFGERAFI from the coding sequence ATGACGGCGTACATGGAACACAAGAATCTGGCGAATGAGACGATCGATGCGGCGCGTGCCGGCGAGATCGCAGGCAATGTGCATGCCGTGCTCGACCGTGTGGCGGCTGCGGAGCAGGCGGCGGGCCGCAAGGAAGGCTCGGTGCGTTTGCTGGCCGCGACCAAAACCCGCGATGTGGGCGAGATCATGGCCGCGATCGATGCCGGTATTCGCATGATCGGCGAGAACCGCCCGCAGGAAGTGCAGGTCAAGGCTCCCGGCTTGCTGCGCTTGGCCGCCGAACGTGGTTTCGCACTCGGTGTGGGCGGCGATGCCACTGCTGATGCATCCAACGCAGCCGCATCCAACACAGCGGCCGCCACGAACGGCATGATTCCGTTCCACCTGATCGGCCAGCTGCAATCCAACAAAATCGGCAAGATTCTGCCGTTTGTAGACACCATCGAATCGGTGGATTCCATCGAACTGGCAGAGAAGATCGCCCGCCGGGCCGTGATGCGCGGCATTACCGTGGGCGTGCTGCTGGAGGTCAACGAGTCGGGCGAAGCGTCGAAGTCCGGCTGCCCGGCCAGCCACGCCATCGATCTTGCGCAGCGCATCGGCAACATGGGCGGTCTGCAGTTGCAGGGCCTGATGACCATCGGCGCGCATGTGAGCGACGAGACCACCATTCGTGCCGGTTTCGCGCATCTGCGCAAAACCCGCGATCAGATCCTTGCATCCGGCGCTCCCGGCACCGAGCATTGCACCGAACTGTCCATGGGCATGACCGGCGACATGGAACTCGCCATCGCCGAAGGTGCGACCATTGTGCGCGTGGGTACCGGTATTTTTGGCGAGAGAGCGTTCATCTGA